One window of Triplophysa rosa linkage group LG8, Trosa_1v2, whole genome shotgun sequence genomic DNA carries:
- the trip13 gene encoding pachytene checkpoint protein 2 homolog isoform X2, which produces MDMSGADQHMTDVGLIRPDVHIEVHVKSESTVTRSDVRAHVLLLLDRHSSVLGSYKWTEFDDEFLTINVQSVTVTDITGFKKFVDLKLHNLCIYIFSLNDDVPTALTLEEEEELSAAIHWLLPSAEFHGIWECLVYEDNIKTQLLDYVTTTIFFSDKNVDSNLIAWNRVVLLHGPPGTGKTSLCKGLAQKLSIRLSGRYAYSQFVEINSHSLFSKWFSESGKLVTKMFQKIQELIDDKDALVFVLIDEVESLTAARNAAQAGTEPSDAIRVVNSVLTQLDQIKRHPNVVILTTSNVTEKIDFAFVDRADIKQYIGPPSANAIFHIYLSCLEDLMKVCVLSDHLPQTAAVETGGTGHHELHGK; this is translated from the exons ATGGACATGTCTGGTGCTGATCAACACATGACTGATGTCGGACTCATCCGACCAGACGTGCACATAGAGGTTCATGTGAAATCTGAGAG tACGGTGACGAGATCCGATGTACGAGCTCATGTGCTCTTACTGCTGGATCGACACAGCTCTGTTTTAGGGTCCTACAAGTGGACGGAGTTTGACGATGAATTTCTAACAATAAATGTGCAGTCAGTCACGGTCACAGATATAACTGGTTTCAAA AAGTTTGTAGATCTGAAGCTCCACAACCTCTGTATCTATATATTCTCTCTCAATGACGACGTTCCAACCGCACTCACactggaggaggaggaggagctcTCTGCTGCCATTCACTGGCTCCTCCCATCAG CTGAGTTTCATGGCATTTGGGAGTGTTTAGTTTATGAAGACAACATCAAAACACAA CTCTTGGATTATGTGACCACGACAATTTTCTTCTCTGACAAAAATGTCGACAGCAATCTGATTGCCTGGAATCGAGTCGTCTTACTTCACG GGCCGCCTGGCACGGGAAAGACGTCTCTGTGTAAAGGACTCGCTCAGAAACTCTCCATTAGACTGTCTGGCAG GTACGCGTATAGCCAGTTTGTGGAAATCAACAGTCACAGTCTCTTCTCCAAGTGGTTCTCGGAG AGTGGAAAACTGGTTACAAAGATGTTCCAGAAGATTCAGGAGCTTATTGATGATAAAGATGCCCTGGTGTTTGTTCTTATAGATGAG GTGGAGAGTCTCACAGCTGCACGCAACGCTGCTCAGGCGGGAACAGAGCCGTCTGATGCCATACGGGTTGTGAATTCTGTCCTGACCCAGCTGGACCAGATCAAACG GCACCCGAATGTGGTGATTCTCACTACATCAAATGTGACAGAGAAGATTGATTTTGCTTTTGTAGACAGAGCGGATATAAAGCAGTACATCGGCCCTCCCAGCGCCAACGCCATATTTCACATTTACCTGTCCTGTCTAGAGGATCTCatgaaggtgtgtgtgt TGTCAGATCATCTACCCCAGACAGCAGCTGTTGAGACTGGAGGAACTGGTCACCATGAACTTCACGGAAAGTGA
- the brd9 gene encoding bromodomain-containing protein 9 isoform X2, translated as MGKKHKKHRTEWRTVEGDYEDKPLDKPLKLVLKVGGSEVTELSGSGHDSSYYDDRSDHEWERHKEKKKKKKKKAEKEKHLDDEERRRRKEEKKKKREREQSENAANVPVEPFTLPKPVEVVPEEKKRKREKVESESEAEAEQQADRPVRACRTQQENESTPRQQLLEHFLRLLQRKDPHGFFAFPVTDAIAPGYSMIIKHPMDFSTMKDKIAANEYKTITEFKADFKLMCDNAMVYNRPETVYYKAAKKLLHTGFKMMSKQAAILGDDDIAPEEPVPEMMPVHTEYPKKSKKQPVKEPIISDLYELEGNACSLTDSTAEEHVLALVEHAADEARDRINRFMPNSKIGYLKKDADGSLFYTVVNQDPETEADETHPVDLSSLANKLIPGLTSLGFKDDRRHRVTFLSSAYNTQTLQNNSIYPDLLPDERDMLYSAYGDETGVQCALSLQEFVKGCGSFTKRLVDDLLDTMTLGDHSKATVQIRQKRNMSSLCDLQGTVGGVIDSGSVLDFMSMKSYPDMSLDMLNTLGKCVKKETEHEDGHSHFDDTAKLLQEFQDAAVDRVGSRPSSNLSSLSNASERDQHHLGSSPHLGVGDGPAEMVQDPYEFLQSPEPSSTANS; from the exons ATGGGGAAGAAACACAAGAAGCACAGAACCGAATGGAGAACAGTGGAGGGAG ACTACGAGGACAAACCTTTAGATAAGCCGCTGAAGCTGGTGCTCAAGGTGGGCGGCAGTGAAGTGACGGAGCTGTCCGGCTCGGGACATGATTCCAGTTACTATGACGACCGTTCTGACCATGAGTGGGAGCGTCAcaaggagaagaagaagaagaagaaaaagaaagcagAGAAAGAAAAGCATTTAGATGATgaagagaggaggaggagaaag GAAGAGAAAAAGAAGAAGCGTGAGCGAGAACAGTCAGAAAACGCCGCCAATGTGCCAGTGGAACCTTTCACACTGCCCAAGCCTGTGGAG GTTGTTCCGGAGGAGAAGAAACGGAAGCGGGAGAAGGTGGAGTCGGAATCGGAGGCGGAGGCGGAGCAGCAGGCGGATCGACCCGTGCGAGCCTGCAGAACTCAACAAG AAAACGAATCTACCCCTCGGCAGCAGCTTCTAGAGCATTTCTTGCGTCTGCTTCAGAG GAAAGATCCACACGGATTCTTCGCCTTTCCGGTAACAGACGCCATCGCGCCCGGCTACTCCATGATTATCAAGCATCCCATGGACTTCAGCACAATGAAGGACAAAATCGCAGCGAATGAATACAAAACCATCACAGAATTCAAG GCAGATTTCAAGCTGATGTGTGACAACGCCATGGTTTATAACCGACCGGAGACGGTCTACTACAAAGCTGCCAAGAAACTCCTTCATACAGGCTTCAAAATGATGAGCAAA CAGGCTGCCATTCTGGGTGACGACGACATCGCCCCTGAGGAACCCGTGCCAGAGATGATGCCCGTCCACACCGAATACCCCAAAAAATCCAAAAAGCAGCCTGTGAAAGAGCCCATCATCAG CGATCTGTACGAGCTGGAGGGCAACGCGTGCAGTTTGACGGACAGCACGGCAGAGGAGCACGTCCTGGCGCTGGTGGAGCACGCAGCAGATGAAGCACGCGATCGAATCAACCGCTTCATGCCGAACTCTAAG ATTGGATATCTTAAAAAGGACGCTGATGGTTCACTCTTCTACACGGTTGTGAATCAGGATCCTGAGACAGAAG CGGATGAGACTCATCCTGTTGATTTGAGCTCTTTGGCTAATAAACTCATTCCTGGACTCACATCCCTGGGCTTTAAAGACGACCGGAGACACAGAG TGACGTTCTTGAGCAGCGCTTACAACACGCAGACCCTTCAGAATAACTCCATTTATCCTGATCTGCTCCCGGATGAGAGGGACATGCTGTACTCGGCTTATGGAGACGAGACGGGTGTGCAGTGTGCGCTCAG tttgcAGGAGTTTGTTAAGGGTTGTGGGAGTTTTACAAAGAGATTGGTGGATGATTTGCTGGATACAATGACATTAGGTGATCACTCAAAGGCCACCGTCCAGATCCGACAG AAAAGGAACATGTCTAGTTTATGTGACCTGCAG GGAACAGTTGGAGGTGTTATAGACAGCGGCTCTGTTCTGGATTTCATGTCCATGAAGAGTTATCCAGACATGTCTTTAGATATGCTCAACACTTTAG GTAAATGTGTAAAGAAGGAAACTGAACATGAGGACGGTCATTCACATTTTGATGACACGGCCAAACTCCTGCAGGAGTTCCAGGACGCAGCGGTGGACCGGGTCGGGTCCAGACCATCATCCAATCTCTCCTCCTTGTCGAACGCTTCCGAACGCGACCAGCATCATTTAG gAAGTTCACCTCATCTGGGTGTTGGTGACGGTCCAGCAGAGATGGTTCAGGACCCGTATGAGTTCCTGCAGTCTCCAGAGCCCAGCTCTACAGCTAACAGCTGA
- the zdhhc11 gene encoding palmitoyltransferase ZDHHC11 has protein sequence MTNLSCFGRPRRRTVPENGGGGSDLLGVPLHSRVNGWSLPLHAFQLIAWLIYSFMAIVTFGIYIPLLPPPWSFAAYTFIGTAFLLHLLTHVAAVTTDPAEVSVRSRKDYSSPMPVFDNTKHKHVIDHLHCTLCEVDVGPKAKHCSTCNKCVADFDHHCKWLNNCVGGRNYWFFFVAISSAVLGTCLIILVVLFVFIAHYVNPALLRTAPQFQTVKGNGTWLVFLPAAPLETSSISLMALAFISIMLALASLLLLCHLLCFHIYLLSQGISTYEYIVRKRHSPNPKEKEQKVPAAASNGTSTQSLGPLKSPVDCEAPLSKSCTFKLGDRRQASSRLPEPICADSEMEAASRERHTDYSSESPTQMIPGEPMMSLPVGWNLSGVEKPQGAGQSGVTSVEGIPVVQDPLGSSIMDTTVVHQQLMTDTQHTQCSGFKETM, from the exons ATGACTAAT TTGAGCTGTTTTGGACGTCCCCGCAGACGAACGGTTCCTGAGAATGGAGGCGGTGGAAGTGATCTGCTCGGGGTTCCTCTACACTCCAGAGTGAACGGCTGGTCTCTGCCGCTCCACGCGTTCCAGCTCATCGCCTGGCTCATCTACAGCTTCATGGCCATCGTCACTTTCGGGATCTAtattcctcttcttcctccgccATGGAGCTTTGCAGCGTACACT TTTATCGGCACTGCGTTTCTTCTCCATCTGTTAACTCACGTGGCGGCCGTCACAACCGATCCGGCGGAAGTCAGCGTCCGCAGCAGGAAGGATTACTCCAGCCCCATGCCCGTGTTTGACAACACCAAACACAAACATGTCATTGATCATCTGCACTGCACCCTCTGTGAGGTGGATGT GGGACCCAAAGCCAAACACTGCAGCACCTGCAACAAATGCGTCGCAGACTTTGACCATCACTGCAAATGGCTGAACAACTGCGTCGGAGGCAGAAACTACTG GTTTTTCTTCGTGGCTATCTCCTCGGCTGTGTTGGGAACGTGTCTGATTATTCTGGTCGTGTTGTTCGTCTTCATCGCACACTACGTGAACCCGGCGCTTCTGCGCACTGCTCCACAGTTTCAGA CTGTTAAAGGGAATGGAACGTGGCTGGTTTTTCTTCCGGCCGCTCCGTTGGAAACCAGCTCCATTAGTCTGATGGCGTTGGCCTTCATCAGCATCATGTTGGCTCTGGCTTCTCTCTTACTGCTCTGTCACTTATTGTGCTTCCATATTTACTTAC TGTCTCAGGGTATAAGCACATATGAGTACATCGTGAGGAAGCGTCATTCACCAAACCCTAAAGAAAAAGAGCAGAAAGTTCCTGCAGCGGCTTCTAATGGAACCAGCACACAG AGTCTCGGGCCGTTGAAATCACCGGTCGACTGTGAAGCTCCGTTGAGCAAGTCTTG TACCTTCAAACTGGGAGACAGAAGACAAGCGTCCAGTCGACTGCCAGAACCCATCTGTGCCGACTCCGAG ATGGAGGCAGCCAGCAGAGAAAGACACACAGACTACAGCTCAGAGTCACCAACACAAATGATTCCAG GTGAGCctatgatgtcacttcctgtgggCTGGAACCTCAGCGGGGTGGAGAAGCCTCAAGGGGCGGGACAGAGCGGTGTGACGAGTGTGGAGGGAATCCCTGTCGTTCAGGACCCGCTGGGAAGCTCCATCATGGACACAACAGTAGTTCATCAGCAGCTCATGACTGACACGCAGCACACTCAGTGTTCAGGGTTTAAAGAGACcatgtga
- the brd9 gene encoding bromodomain-containing protein 9 isoform X1: protein MGKKHKKHRTEWRTVEGDYEDKPLDKPLKLVLKVGGSEVTELSGSGHDSSYYDDRSDHEWERHKEKKKKKKKKAEKEKHLDDEERRRRKEEKKKKREREQSENAANVPVEPFTLPKPVEVVPEEKKRKREKVESESEAEAEQQADRPVRACRTQQENESTPRQQLLEHFLRLLQRKDPHGFFAFPVTDAIAPGYSMIIKHPMDFSTMKDKIAANEYKTITEFKADFKLMCDNAMVYNRPETVYYKAAKKLLHTGFKMMSKERLLALKRSMSFMQDMDFSQQAAILGDDDIAPEEPVPEMMPVHTEYPKKSKKQPVKEPIISDLYELEGNACSLTDSTAEEHVLALVEHAADEARDRINRFMPNSKIGYLKKDADGSLFYTVVNQDPETEADETHPVDLSSLANKLIPGLTSLGFKDDRRHRVTFLSSAYNTQTLQNNSIYPDLLPDERDMLYSAYGDETGVQCALSLQEFVKGCGSFTKRLVDDLLDTMTLGDHSKATVQIRQKRNMSSLCDLQGTVGGVIDSGSVLDFMSMKSYPDMSLDMLNTLGKCVKKETEHEDGHSHFDDTAKLLQEFQDAAVDRVGSRPSSNLSSLSNASERDQHHLGSSPHLGVGDGPAEMVQDPYEFLQSPEPSSTANS, encoded by the exons ATGGGGAAGAAACACAAGAAGCACAGAACCGAATGGAGAACAGTGGAGGGAG ACTACGAGGACAAACCTTTAGATAAGCCGCTGAAGCTGGTGCTCAAGGTGGGCGGCAGTGAAGTGACGGAGCTGTCCGGCTCGGGACATGATTCCAGTTACTATGACGACCGTTCTGACCATGAGTGGGAGCGTCAcaaggagaagaagaagaagaagaaaaagaaagcagAGAAAGAAAAGCATTTAGATGATgaagagaggaggaggagaaag GAAGAGAAAAAGAAGAAGCGTGAGCGAGAACAGTCAGAAAACGCCGCCAATGTGCCAGTGGAACCTTTCACACTGCCCAAGCCTGTGGAG GTTGTTCCGGAGGAGAAGAAACGGAAGCGGGAGAAGGTGGAGTCGGAATCGGAGGCGGAGGCGGAGCAGCAGGCGGATCGACCCGTGCGAGCCTGCAGAACTCAACAAG AAAACGAATCTACCCCTCGGCAGCAGCTTCTAGAGCATTTCTTGCGTCTGCTTCAGAG GAAAGATCCACACGGATTCTTCGCCTTTCCGGTAACAGACGCCATCGCGCCCGGCTACTCCATGATTATCAAGCATCCCATGGACTTCAGCACAATGAAGGACAAAATCGCAGCGAATGAATACAAAACCATCACAGAATTCAAG GCAGATTTCAAGCTGATGTGTGACAACGCCATGGTTTATAACCGACCGGAGACGGTCTACTACAAAGCTGCCAAGAAACTCCTTCATACAGGCTTCAAAATGATGAGCAAA GAGCGGCTGTTAGCTTTGAAGCGCAGCATGTCTTTCATGCAGGACATGGATTTTTCTCAGCAGGCTGCCATTCTGGGTGACGACGACATCGCCCCTGAGGAACCCGTGCCAGAGATGATGCCCGTCCACACCGAATACCCCAAAAAATCCAAAAAGCAGCCTGTGAAAGAGCCCATCATCAG CGATCTGTACGAGCTGGAGGGCAACGCGTGCAGTTTGACGGACAGCACGGCAGAGGAGCACGTCCTGGCGCTGGTGGAGCACGCAGCAGATGAAGCACGCGATCGAATCAACCGCTTCATGCCGAACTCTAAG ATTGGATATCTTAAAAAGGACGCTGATGGTTCACTCTTCTACACGGTTGTGAATCAGGATCCTGAGACAGAAG CGGATGAGACTCATCCTGTTGATTTGAGCTCTTTGGCTAATAAACTCATTCCTGGACTCACATCCCTGGGCTTTAAAGACGACCGGAGACACAGAG TGACGTTCTTGAGCAGCGCTTACAACACGCAGACCCTTCAGAATAACTCCATTTATCCTGATCTGCTCCCGGATGAGAGGGACATGCTGTACTCGGCTTATGGAGACGAGACGGGTGTGCAGTGTGCGCTCAG tttgcAGGAGTTTGTTAAGGGTTGTGGGAGTTTTACAAAGAGATTGGTGGATGATTTGCTGGATACAATGACATTAGGTGATCACTCAAAGGCCACCGTCCAGATCCGACAG AAAAGGAACATGTCTAGTTTATGTGACCTGCAG GGAACAGTTGGAGGTGTTATAGACAGCGGCTCTGTTCTGGATTTCATGTCCATGAAGAGTTATCCAGACATGTCTTTAGATATGCTCAACACTTTAG GTAAATGTGTAAAGAAGGAAACTGAACATGAGGACGGTCATTCACATTTTGATGACACGGCCAAACTCCTGCAGGAGTTCCAGGACGCAGCGGTGGACCGGGTCGGGTCCAGACCATCATCCAATCTCTCCTCCTTGTCGAACGCTTCCGAACGCGACCAGCATCATTTAG gAAGTTCACCTCATCTGGGTGTTGGTGACGGTCCAGCAGAGATGGTTCAGGACCCGTATGAGTTCCTGCAGTCTCCAGAGCCCAGCTCTACAGCTAACAGCTGA
- the brd9 gene encoding bromodomain-containing protein 9 isoform X3: MGKKHKKHRTEWRTVEGDYEDKPLDKPLKLVLKVGGSEVTELSGSGHDSSYYDDRSDHEWERHKEKKKKKKKKAEKEKHLDDEERRRRKEEKKKKREREQSENAANVPVEPFTLPKPVEVVPEEKKRKREKVESESEAEAEQQADRPVRACRTQQENESTPRQQLLEHFLRLLQRKDPHGFFAFPVTDAIAPGYSMIIKHPMDFSTMKDKIAANEYKTITEFKADFKLMCDNAMVYNRPETVYYKAAKKLLHTGFKMMSKAAILGDDDIAPEEPVPEMMPVHTEYPKKSKKQPVKEPIISDLYELEGNACSLTDSTAEEHVLALVEHAADEARDRINRFMPNSKIGYLKKDADGSLFYTVVNQDPETEADETHPVDLSSLANKLIPGLTSLGFKDDRRHRVTFLSSAYNTQTLQNNSIYPDLLPDERDMLYSAYGDETGVQCALSLQEFVKGCGSFTKRLVDDLLDTMTLGDHSKATVQIRQKRNMSSLCDLQGTVGGVIDSGSVLDFMSMKSYPDMSLDMLNTLGKCVKKETEHEDGHSHFDDTAKLLQEFQDAAVDRVGSRPSSNLSSLSNASERDQHHLGSSPHLGVGDGPAEMVQDPYEFLQSPEPSSTANS; this comes from the exons ATGGGGAAGAAACACAAGAAGCACAGAACCGAATGGAGAACAGTGGAGGGAG ACTACGAGGACAAACCTTTAGATAAGCCGCTGAAGCTGGTGCTCAAGGTGGGCGGCAGTGAAGTGACGGAGCTGTCCGGCTCGGGACATGATTCCAGTTACTATGACGACCGTTCTGACCATGAGTGGGAGCGTCAcaaggagaagaagaagaagaagaaaaagaaagcagAGAAAGAAAAGCATTTAGATGATgaagagaggaggaggagaaag GAAGAGAAAAAGAAGAAGCGTGAGCGAGAACAGTCAGAAAACGCCGCCAATGTGCCAGTGGAACCTTTCACACTGCCCAAGCCTGTGGAG GTTGTTCCGGAGGAGAAGAAACGGAAGCGGGAGAAGGTGGAGTCGGAATCGGAGGCGGAGGCGGAGCAGCAGGCGGATCGACCCGTGCGAGCCTGCAGAACTCAACAAG AAAACGAATCTACCCCTCGGCAGCAGCTTCTAGAGCATTTCTTGCGTCTGCTTCAGAG GAAAGATCCACACGGATTCTTCGCCTTTCCGGTAACAGACGCCATCGCGCCCGGCTACTCCATGATTATCAAGCATCCCATGGACTTCAGCACAATGAAGGACAAAATCGCAGCGAATGAATACAAAACCATCACAGAATTCAAG GCAGATTTCAAGCTGATGTGTGACAACGCCATGGTTTATAACCGACCGGAGACGGTCTACTACAAAGCTGCCAAGAAACTCCTTCATACAGGCTTCAAAATGATGAGCAAA GCTGCCATTCTGGGTGACGACGACATCGCCCCTGAGGAACCCGTGCCAGAGATGATGCCCGTCCACACCGAATACCCCAAAAAATCCAAAAAGCAGCCTGTGAAAGAGCCCATCATCAG CGATCTGTACGAGCTGGAGGGCAACGCGTGCAGTTTGACGGACAGCACGGCAGAGGAGCACGTCCTGGCGCTGGTGGAGCACGCAGCAGATGAAGCACGCGATCGAATCAACCGCTTCATGCCGAACTCTAAG ATTGGATATCTTAAAAAGGACGCTGATGGTTCACTCTTCTACACGGTTGTGAATCAGGATCCTGAGACAGAAG CGGATGAGACTCATCCTGTTGATTTGAGCTCTTTGGCTAATAAACTCATTCCTGGACTCACATCCCTGGGCTTTAAAGACGACCGGAGACACAGAG TGACGTTCTTGAGCAGCGCTTACAACACGCAGACCCTTCAGAATAACTCCATTTATCCTGATCTGCTCCCGGATGAGAGGGACATGCTGTACTCGGCTTATGGAGACGAGACGGGTGTGCAGTGTGCGCTCAG tttgcAGGAGTTTGTTAAGGGTTGTGGGAGTTTTACAAAGAGATTGGTGGATGATTTGCTGGATACAATGACATTAGGTGATCACTCAAAGGCCACCGTCCAGATCCGACAG AAAAGGAACATGTCTAGTTTATGTGACCTGCAG GGAACAGTTGGAGGTGTTATAGACAGCGGCTCTGTTCTGGATTTCATGTCCATGAAGAGTTATCCAGACATGTCTTTAGATATGCTCAACACTTTAG GTAAATGTGTAAAGAAGGAAACTGAACATGAGGACGGTCATTCACATTTTGATGACACGGCCAAACTCCTGCAGGAGTTCCAGGACGCAGCGGTGGACCGGGTCGGGTCCAGACCATCATCCAATCTCTCCTCCTTGTCGAACGCTTCCGAACGCGACCAGCATCATTTAG gAAGTTCACCTCATCTGGGTGTTGGTGACGGTCCAGCAGAGATGGTTCAGGACCCGTATGAGTTCCTGCAGTCTCCAGAGCCCAGCTCTACAGCTAACAGCTGA
- the trip13 gene encoding pachytene checkpoint protein 2 homolog isoform X1: MDMSGADQHMTDVGLIRPDVHIEVHVKSESTVTRSDVRAHVLLLLDRHSSVLGSYKWTEFDDEFLTINVQSVTVTDITGFKKFVDLKLHNLCIYIFSLNDDVPTALTLEEEEELSAAIHWLLPSAEFHGIWECLVYEDNIKTQLLDYVTTTIFFSDKNVDSNLIAWNRVVLLHGPPGTGKTSLCKGLAQKLSIRLSGRYAYSQFVEINSHSLFSKWFSESGKLVTKMFQKIQELIDDKDALVFVLIDEVESLTAARNAAQAGTEPSDAIRVVNSVLTQLDQIKRHPNVVILTTSNVTEKIDFAFVDRADIKQYIGPPSANAIFHIYLSCLEDLMKCQIIYPRQQLLRLEELVTMNFTESDLTHLSLMLRDISQKSVGFSGRTLRKIPFLAHALYGKTPTMTVKSFLKAMDRAVDNQKQEQANLVNCV, from the exons ATGGACATGTCTGGTGCTGATCAACACATGACTGATGTCGGACTCATCCGACCAGACGTGCACATAGAGGTTCATGTGAAATCTGAGAG tACGGTGACGAGATCCGATGTACGAGCTCATGTGCTCTTACTGCTGGATCGACACAGCTCTGTTTTAGGGTCCTACAAGTGGACGGAGTTTGACGATGAATTTCTAACAATAAATGTGCAGTCAGTCACGGTCACAGATATAACTGGTTTCAAA AAGTTTGTAGATCTGAAGCTCCACAACCTCTGTATCTATATATTCTCTCTCAATGACGACGTTCCAACCGCACTCACactggaggaggaggaggagctcTCTGCTGCCATTCACTGGCTCCTCCCATCAG CTGAGTTTCATGGCATTTGGGAGTGTTTAGTTTATGAAGACAACATCAAAACACAA CTCTTGGATTATGTGACCACGACAATTTTCTTCTCTGACAAAAATGTCGACAGCAATCTGATTGCCTGGAATCGAGTCGTCTTACTTCACG GGCCGCCTGGCACGGGAAAGACGTCTCTGTGTAAAGGACTCGCTCAGAAACTCTCCATTAGACTGTCTGGCAG GTACGCGTATAGCCAGTTTGTGGAAATCAACAGTCACAGTCTCTTCTCCAAGTGGTTCTCGGAG AGTGGAAAACTGGTTACAAAGATGTTCCAGAAGATTCAGGAGCTTATTGATGATAAAGATGCCCTGGTGTTTGTTCTTATAGATGAG GTGGAGAGTCTCACAGCTGCACGCAACGCTGCTCAGGCGGGAACAGAGCCGTCTGATGCCATACGGGTTGTGAATTCTGTCCTGACCCAGCTGGACCAGATCAAACG GCACCCGAATGTGGTGATTCTCACTACATCAAATGTGACAGAGAAGATTGATTTTGCTTTTGTAGACAGAGCGGATATAAAGCAGTACATCGGCCCTCCCAGCGCCAACGCCATATTTCACATTTACCTGTCCTGTCTAGAGGATCTCatgaag TGTCAGATCATCTACCCCAGACAGCAGCTGTTGAGACTGGAGGAACTGGTCACCATGAACTTCACGGAAAGTGACTTGACTCATCTGAGTTTAATGTTGAGGGACATCTCGCA GAAGAGTGTTGGATTCAGCGGACGGACCTTGAGAAAAATCCCATTTCTGGCTCACGCGCTCTATGGAAAG ACCCCCACAATGACAGTCAAGAGTTTTCTGAAGGCGATGGATCGTGCTGTGGACAATCAGAAACAGGAGCAAGCAAACCTGGTCAACTGTGTTTGA